One stretch of Halalkalicoccus tibetensis DNA includes these proteins:
- a CDS encoding PadR family transcriptional regulator: MDDLTGFQRDLLYAIGGLEEPAGLQIKDALEEYYEAEVHHGRLYPNLDTLVDKGLVKKGELDRRTNKYELTDRGRREVQARRDWEDQYLDELEGPESETG; this comes from the coding sequence ATGGATGACTTGACAGGCTTCCAACGTGACCTGCTCTATGCTATTGGGGGGCTCGAAGAGCCGGCCGGGCTTCAGATAAAAGATGCTCTCGAGGAGTATTACGAAGCGGAGGTCCATCACGGACGGTTGTATCCGAACCTCGATACGCTCGTTGACAAGGGATTGGTGAAGAAAGGTGAGCTTGACCGGCGAACGAACAAGTACGAACTCACCGACCGGGGACGTCGGGAAGTTCAAGCGCGCCGCGACTGGGAAGACCAGTATCTTGATGAGCTGGAGGGTCCCGAGTCTGAGACTGGCTGA
- a CDS encoding twin-arginine translocation signal domain-containing protein — protein MDRRQFLRDATAVATGTALGASAGCLELLGLTDRGPTGLGGGPTFQDVHRDEADTVVESASVLVDELNQDQTIWIPDDATIDMSGRSPTIQNATIASGRSEESSGALITTQDRGMTSPAMSDALFTLEGNARVTGVTIRGPHHDYTDSTIVPGYIPLAPGDTYAERQQWRDDWYARAISMQADSSQVDNCEIWGFSTGIMVGSRNTSVSPSILYSYIHNCMMTSSGYPIDVKRGTPPIYRCAFDAYRHALNGYGTADAGYIAVECDFGPHTASHILDMHGIHNNEDGSGSPDDLRYQWRAGGTMITRRCRIMPTNVIDETHHNHGPGYVNHNEGGHTPHVHVRGVPADGFYFENNICAHPSPDEAIDQSSVPGSYDTNENGWHNVYTEGNQWGVELSGEAQAEN, from the coding sequence ATGGATCGGCGCCAATTCTTACGAGACGCCACAGCAGTGGCGACAGGAACAGCTCTTGGGGCAAGTGCAGGCTGCTTAGAATTACTCGGCCTCACTGACCGTGGACCCACTGGACTCGGTGGAGGACCGACCTTCCAGGATGTCCATCGTGATGAGGCCGATACTGTCGTTGAGTCCGCAAGCGTCCTCGTAGACGAACTCAACCAAGACCAGACCATCTGGATTCCCGACGATGCGACGATCGATATGAGCGGGCGGAGTCCGACGATTCAGAATGCAACCATCGCATCAGGCCGCTCCGAAGAAAGTTCGGGAGCACTGATCACGACACAGGATCGAGGCATGACCTCACCGGCGATGAGTGACGCGCTGTTCACCTTAGAGGGTAATGCCCGAGTCACCGGCGTAACGATTCGTGGCCCCCATCACGACTATACCGATTCAACGATCGTCCCAGGCTACATTCCACTGGCCCCAGGTGATACCTACGCCGAACGCCAGCAGTGGCGCGACGATTGGTACGCACGCGCGATCTCGATGCAGGCCGATTCATCCCAGGTCGACAACTGCGAGATTTGGGGTTTCTCGACGGGAATCATGGTCGGCAGTCGCAATACCTCTGTCTCGCCGTCGATCCTCTATTCCTACATCCATAACTGCATGATGACCTCCTCGGGATACCCGATCGACGTCAAGCGCGGAACACCGCCGATTTATCGCTGTGCGTTCGACGCCTACCGACACGCGTTGAATGGCTATGGAACGGCCGACGCGGGCTACATCGCCGTTGAGTGCGATTTTGGCCCGCATACGGCCAGCCACATTCTTGACATGCATGGCATTCACAACAACGAGGACGGCTCAGGCTCACCCGACGACCTACGCTACCAGTGGCGAGCTGGCGGTACGATGATCACGCGGCGCTGTCGGATCATGCCGACGAACGTGATCGATGAAACTCATCACAACCATGGTCCCGGCTACGTGAACCACAACGAAGGCGGACACACACCTCACGTGCACGTTCGGGGAGTTCCAGCAGATGGCTTCTATTTCGAGAACAACATCTGTGCTCACCCTTCTCCCGATGAAGCGATCGATCAGAGTTCAGTCCCGGGTAGTTATGACACTAACGAGAACGGCTGGCACAACGTCTACACAGAAGGGAATCAGTGGGGCGTTGAACTCAGTGGTGAGGCACAGGCAGAGAACTAA
- a CDS encoding FxLYD domain-containing protein, which translates to MVSRRQLLNGIAGSSLLVMSAGCVGTRWWEEEGAETGSTDTEEPDDSESESDEESSTGEATDDTDTEESADTPSEADSEGTSDEEERQHEPDEEDLEVDEDEYEDHGTSETEQRSPDDIEIDAEADLEDSGAARVAGTVTNVSETSIDVIDLEITFSDADGAYLTADLVSVHDLRAGESDSFESTITPDQARGQPGHVDIEPTVYDRAD; encoded by the coding sequence ATGGTCTCACGACGCCAGCTTCTGAATGGGATTGCTGGAAGCAGTCTGCTTGTTATGTCGGCAGGATGTGTCGGCACTCGCTGGTGGGAAGAGGAAGGCGCTGAGACGGGATCAACTGATACAGAGGAACCGGATGATAGTGAGTCGGAATCTGACGAGGAGTCGTCTACTGGAGAGGCTACTGATGACACCGACACAGAGGAGTCTGCAGATACGCCGTCAGAGGCTGATTCCGAGGGGACAAGCGATGAGGAAGAGCGCCAGCACGAACCTGACGAAGAGGACTTAGAGGTAGACGAGGACGAATACGAGGACCACGGTACGAGCGAAACTGAGCAGCGAAGCCCCGATGATATCGAGATCGACGCTGAGGCAGACCTCGAGGACAGCGGTGCAGCGCGCGTTGCGGGGACGGTCACGAACGTCAGCGAAACGTCGATCGATGTCATTGACCTCGAGATCACGTTCTCCGATGCGGATGGAGCCTATCTGACCGCTGATCTCGTATCAGTGCATGACCTCAGAGCTGGTGAGAGTGACTCGTTCGAATCAACTATTACGCCCGATCAAGCCCGTGGCCAGCCGGGACACGTGGATATCGAACCGACGGTCTACGACCGCGCCGATTAG